In Micropterus dolomieu isolate WLL.071019.BEF.003 ecotype Adirondacks linkage group LG17, ASM2129224v1, whole genome shotgun sequence, one genomic interval encodes:
- the her13 gene encoding hairy-related 13 has protein sequence MAPSVRPSSTGLDMEEDESGYGIQKADRKTRKPLVEKKRRARINESLQELRTLLADTDLHAKMENAEVLEMTVKKVEDILKNRTQETDTLNQEASERFAAGYIQCMHEVHMFVSNCPGIDATVAAELLNHLLECMPLNEDHLQDALMDLITDTSGSNSSTWHGGGEALCATLASPGGRSLSSGSSSALSPAPSTTSSEDLCSDLDETDSEHNQSSTEGLEIRDALSMPTMTYNRSMWRPW, from the exons ATGGCCCCCTCGGTTCGGCCCAGCAGCACGGGACTTGATATGGAAGAAGATGAGTCCGGCTACGGGATTCAGAAAGCGGACAGAAAG ACTAGGAAACCTCTGGTGGAGAAGAAAAGGCGAGCTCGCATCAACGAGAGTTTGCAGGAGCTGCGGACTTTGCTGGCAGATACAGAC CTTCATGCCAAGATGGAAAACGCAGAGGTGCTGGAGATGACGGTGAAAAAGGTGGAGGACATACTGAAGAACCGAACCCAAG aaacagacacactcAACCAAGAAGCCAGTGAGAGGTTTGCGGCCGGCTACATCCAGTGCATGCACGAGGTCCACATGTTTGTGTCCAACTGTCCTGGGATAGACGCAACGGTGGCAGCGGAGCTCCTCAACCATCTCCTGGAGTGTATGCCCCTGAACGAGGACCACCTCCAGGACGCGCTGATGGATCTAATCACTGACACTTCAGGGAGTAACAGCAGCACTTGGCACGGAGGTGGCGAGGCGCTCTGTGCCACTCTGGCTTCACCTGGAGGAAGGAGTCTATCCAGCGGCTCGTCCTCGGCCCTCTCCCCGGCACCCTCCACCACGTCCAGCGAGGACCTGTGCTCCGACCTGGACGAGACCGACAGCGAGCACAACCAGAGCTCCACTGAGGGCTTGGAGATCAGGGATGCCCTAAGCATGCCCACCATGACCTATAATCGGTCTATGTGGAGACCCTGGTAG